The window tttttttttattgtctccTGACAGGAACCACCTGCAATTTTTCCAAGAATATTTGGACATGAAGCTGTTGGGTAAGCTTACTTCTTCATCCcccaagcaaaacaaaaaaaaaaggggatgcAGAGAAGGAAAAACCCAAATTTAGAGGGTATTTGATAGATGAAACTGAAAGTCTCTGTTTTGGTTGTTACTGTTGTTTCCCTCTTCTTCATGCTCACTTCTTGATCTATGGATTTCTAAAAactataaccttttttttttcaaattctatGTTCTCTAATGGTGATCTGTGGATGTGGAAGGGTTGTGGAGAGTGTTGGGGAAAATGTGAAGGAAGTGAAGGAAGGAGACACAGTGATACCAACACTGTTAACAGAGTGCCAAGAATGCAGTGACTGCAACTCAAAGAagagcaacaaatgctccaccTTTCCTTTCAATATCTCACCAACATTGCCCAGAGATGGCACGACCTGCTTCAGAGACTCTAAAGGAGAGGTTTTATACCATTTCTTACATGTCTCAAGTTTTAGTGAATACACTGTGGTGGACATTGCCAATGTAACCAAGATCGATCCTTCCATCCCTCCTAACAAAGCATGCTTACTTGGTTGTGGGATTTCAACTggtaaaacaaaaaatcaaacccaaattgagaataatttcttcttctttccttttagcCATTAGAGTTCAGCTTGAGAATTTGTAAAACAGAAATCTAATTGCAGGGGTTGGGGCAGCCTGGAAAACTGGAAATGTGGAAAAAGGGACCAATGTTGCCGTATTTGGCTTAGGAGCTATAGGCTTGGCggtaaggaaaaaaacaaaactacTTTTCTCTGTTATCTTTCATGATTTGCTTTATGAGCTTCAAAGCGAAACCCATTATCTCACAAGGTGGGGCTTGAGATCACAGGGCTGATATGTAAAGATTATAATCTGATGTAAGCAGGTTGCAGAGGGAGCTAGACTTCGTGGAGCTACCAAAATTATTGGTGTGGATTTGAATCCAAACAAGTTTGAGATTGGTAAACTTTGATTCACCTAACAGTCCCAACTCCCAATTGGGTTCAACACAAGTATGATTTTccatgagagagagaacctGAGCTAACTAGTTAATGGTTATTGTTGTATGCAGGGAAGAAACTTGGTGTCACAGATTTCATTAACCCATTAGACTGCGGGAACAAGCCTGTCCATGAGGTATTATTTGCTCTTATAGCTCCATCTGCTTCTCCCCCGCCCCCAATCCTTCTTTTATGGGGTACTTGGCTCCTTTCttttttgatttgaaatactgaATAAAATTTTGCTGCTGCTTGGGTTTGCAcgcaaagaaataaaatctaaaagggtattttagaaaatataaaatcttatAAGGGTATTTGCGAACCTATAAGGGAAGTGAATTGCTCCATTTCTTTGACTGCGAGGCCGGACAGCAGAAAGTTCTTGCAACCCAGGTAGTAGAAAAGCTTTTTccgaaaatatttttctttgtctACTAGAAAATCTAATATAAAGCACTAGATAAGGATGTAAGTTACATTTGAATTAAGATGGAAATTATGGTGTATCCATCTCAATTGGCTATTTGGATCTTACAGCCTCTTTTTTCAATCAATATGATTATTCTGGGTTTCCTCTCTAGGAGGGGTGGGGGGAAACTAGAGGTTTATATCATTCCATGGTTGTTTAGACCTTCAGGGTGTCCACTTCCTTGATCAATGAATGTGTAGATTCAAAgtctttgaattttgaaatttgggttttctttgtgtTGCTCAGGTGATTGCAGAAATGACAAATGGGGGAGCTGACTACTGCTTTGAGTGTGTTGGTTCAGCCTCTCTGGTGCACGAAGCATACGCGAGCTGCcggaaggtctctctctctctctctctctgcatatCATCTTCACAGTCACTAGTCAATAGTCATAGTAACCTTACTATGCAGCATTTGAGAGGTGGTTTGGATAAACATTAAACTGATGATATCTCCATGGTTACTTGTTTGTCATGGTGGCAGGGTTGGGGAAAGACAATTGCGTTAGGTGGGGACAAGCCTACCTCTCAATTAAGCTTCAATTCATATGAGCTCCTTTGCAATGGCAAAACCATTATGGGTTCTCTGTTTGGAGATATTAAACCCAAAACTGATATTCCAATTCTCGTAAAATCTTACTTGGACAAGGTTagctttttttttgttctgatttccattataaaattcaattttaacaagagtaggagaagaaaaaagggaagatgatAATTTATACTCTATTGGTGACAGGAGCTTCGATTGGATGACTTTGTTACACATGAGCTGCAATTTGAGGAAATTAATAAAGCTTTCGATTTACTTATCAAAGGGAAGAGCATTCGTTGTGTAATTTGGATGGACAAGCATATCCCTCCTCCCATGTAATGAGAGAAATGATAGTTTGCCATATTAAAAAACACAATATATGATTTGTGTTGAAAGTAAGTAGTATTTCATTGTTTCCACGTGGAATAAGTGAGCAAATATCGTTTTGTATTTTGAACAGTGCTCAATGGAGTAGTTGTTTGTAGGTTGGTAGCTTGATAACCTCTCAATTCCATTAGTGATTGGTTTGCGTTAATTTTCTTGCTTTTCGAGAAGTGTGGCATTGGGTCCTTATTGACTCCTCTGTGAATCTGCTCTTGGCCTCTTTGGGAATCTATTATGTAATGGCCAATAAGCTTTTAAatgtgaaaaaacaaaaaaggaaaaacaagaaaaagaaaaacagcaaTCTCGCTTTGAAATTGGTAAATATGTGTTGATTTTCATTTAGTTTCCTAATAATATTGGAGAAAACAAgcaaatctaaaaaaaaaataataataataaaataaaaacaaaaataaatcaaatgtgGGTTCCTTATTTTCCTCAATAGGAAAagatttagggttagggttcgTTGAGAGTGAATTGATTGAACCGATTGAAAACCGATTGAATTGACTAATCAATGGAATCCATTATCAatttaattttggttttgatttcagaaATCAATGAAGGAGATAATGTTCTCTACAGGGGAGTACAGCTTCGTCATTTTCTCCTCCTTGATGTGAAATGACCTATATTAACATAGGAGAGTGACATGACCTAAATATGAAGGAGTGCTGGTGGAAGCCGCACTGCACAAAGAACACTTTCCCCTGCTAAAAAATGAACTGCCCCAGAAACCAAAGTATAAGGCTCAGGGCCAATCCTTCTATAATTTGTCGTTATTTGATAAGCCGTTGATCAGTCAATCCTTTTATAATTTGTCGTTATTTGTGCCCCAAttaggcccgaccgattgacatccCAAAAGCTGAGACAACAACACAACCAGTGTGTGATAACTGAAACATGTATTTTGTTGATCTAGTTCTTTCTAGCTCAGACATTGTCGATTCACATTTCGAACTGATCTAATTTCGGTCTAGT is drawn from Macadamia integrifolia cultivar HAES 741 chromosome 7, SCU_Mint_v3, whole genome shotgun sequence and contains these coding sequences:
- the LOC122083106 gene encoding alcohol dehydrogenase-like 7, whose product is MSLIMEEEHPKGGRKPILCRAAICRKAGEPLQIEEVEVAPPKPWEVRIKIICTSLCYSDITFWKMEEPPAIFPRIFGHEAVGVVESVGENVKEVKEGDTVIPTLLTECQECSDCNSKKSNKCSTFPFNISPTLPRDGTTCFRDSKGEVLYHFLHVSSFSEYTVVDIANVTKIDPSIPPNKACLLGCGISTGVGAAWKTGNVEKGTNVAVFGLGAIGLAVAEGARLRGATKIIGVDLNPNKFEIGKKLGVTDFINPLDCGNKPVHEVIAEMTNGGADYCFECVGSASLVHEAYASCRKGWGKTIALGGDKPTSQLSFNSYELLCNGKTIMGSLFGDIKPKTDIPILVKSYLDKELRLDDFVTHELQFEEINKAFDLLIKGKSIRCVIWMDKHIPPPM